One segment of Schistocerca cancellata isolate TAMUIC-IGC-003103 chromosome 2, iqSchCanc2.1, whole genome shotgun sequence DNA contains the following:
- the LOC126161475 gene encoding putative per-hexamer repeat protein 5 isoform X40, whose translation MKARVVIHFLCFALTATICAGQSTNLGIPDLPGNWTGNGTDIPEPPGNWTGNGTDIPEPPGNRTGNGTDIPEPPGNWTGNGTDIPEPPGNWTGNGTDIPEPPGNWTGNGTDIPEPPGNWTGNGTDIPEPPGNWTGNGTDIPEPPGNWTGNGTDIPEPPGNWTGNGTDIPEPPGNWTGNGTDIPEPPGNWTGNGTDIPEPPGNWTGNGTDIPEPPGNWTGNGTDIPEPPGNWTGNGTDIPEPPGNWTGNGTDIPEPPGNWTGNGTDIPEPPGNWTGNGTDIPEPPGNWTGNGTDIPEPPGNWTGNGTDIPEPPGNWTGNGTDIPEPPGNWTGNGTDIPEPPGNWTGNGTDIPEPPGNWTGNGTDIPEPPGNWTGNGTDIPEPPGNWTGNGTDIPEPPGNWTGNGTDIPEPPGNWTGNGTDIPEPPGNWTGNGTDIPEPPGNWTGNGTDIPEPPGNWTGNGTDIPEPPGNWTGNGTDIPEPPGNWTGNGTDIPEPPGNWTGNGTDIPDPPGNWTGNGTGLPLQSGNLASSTSSMPAGPSNSVGSETNNPGSPESLQEFPPSLNMPWINLLPHRIENLPAFNPGLNPIFNFLRTIQQLNNRRPFFVI comes from the exons ATGAAGGCGCGGGTCGTCATTCACTTCCTTTGCTTTGCCTTGACC GCAACAATATGTGCTGGGCAGTCTACGAACTTGGGTATTCCAGACCTGCCTGGTAACTGGACAGGAAATGGAACAGACATCCCAGAACCACCTGGTAACTGGACAGGAAATGGAACAGATATCCCTGAACCACCTGGTAACAGGACAGGAAATGGAACAGACATTCCAGAACCGCCGGGTAACTGGACAGGAAATGGAACAGACATTCCAGAACCGCCAGGCAACTGGACAGGAAATGGAACTGACATTCCAGAACCACCTGGTAATTGGACAGGAAATGGAACAGACATTCCAGAACCGCCAGGCAACTGGACAGGAAATGGAACTGATATTCCAGAACCACCTGGTAATTGGACAGGAAATGGAACAGATATCCCTGAACCACCAGGCAACTGGACAGGAAATGGAACTGATATTCCAGAACCGCCAGGTAACTGGACAGGAAATGGCACCGACATTCCAGAACCGCCAGGCAACTGGACAGGGAATGGAACAGATATCCCTGAACCACCTG GTAACTGGACGGGAAATGGCACAGACATCCCAGAACCCCCAGGTAATTGGACAGGAAATGGAACAGATATCCCTGAACCACCAGGTAACTGGACAGGCAATGGTACAGACATTCCAGAACCACCTGGTAACTGGACAGGAAATGGAACAGACATTCCAGAACCGCCAGGCAACTGGACAGGAAATGGAACTGACATTCCAGAACCACCTG GTAACTGGACAGGAAATGGCACCGACATTCCAGAACCGCCAGGCAACTGGACAGGGAATGGAACAGATATCCCTGAACCACCTGGTAACTGGACAGGGAATGGAACAGATATCCCTGAACCACCAGGTAACTGGACGGGAAATGGCACAGACATCCCAGAACCCCCAGGTAATTGGACAGGAAATGGAACAGATATCCCTGAACCACCAGGTAACTGGACAGGCAATGGTACAGACATTCCAGAACCACCTGGTAACTGGACAGGCAATGGTACAGACATTCCAGAACCACCTGGTAACTGGACAGGAAATGGAACAGATATCCCTGAACCACCTGGTAACTGGACAGGAAATGGAACAGACATTCCAGAACCACCTGGTAACTGGACAGGGAATGGAACAGATATCCCTGAACCACCAGGTAACTGGACAGGAAATGGAACAGACATCCCAGAACCCCCAGGTAATTGGACAGGAAATGGAACAGATATCCCTGAACCACCAGGTAACTGGACAGGCAATGGTACAGACATTCCAGAACCACCTGGTAACTGGACTGGAAATGGGACAGATATCCCTGAACCACCTG GTAACTGGACAGGCAATGGTACAGACATTCCAGAACCACCTGGTAACTGGACAGGAAATGGGACAGATATACCTGAACCACCAGGTAATTGGACAGGAAATGGAACAGATATTCCAGAACCACCAGGTAACTGGACAGGAAATGGTACTGATATCCCAGACCCTCCAGGTAACTGGACTGGAAATGGAACAGGTTTGCCACTACAATCTGGCAACTTGGCAAGTAGCACATCCAGTATGCCTGCTGGACCATCTAACTCTGTTGGAAGTGAAACGAATAATCCAGGTTCTCCAGAGTCACTGCAAGAGTTTCCTCCCAGTCTTAATATGCCATGGATTAATCTTTTGCCTCACAGAATAGAAAATCTTCCTGCCTTCAATCCTGGACTGAAcccaatttttaattttcttcgtaCTATACAACAGCTGAATAACAGACGTCCCTTCTTCGTAATATAG
- the LOC126161475 gene encoding putative per-hexamer repeat protein 5 isoform X6 translates to MKARVVIHFLCFALTATICAGQSTNLGIPDLPGNWTGNGTDIPEPPGNWTGNGTDIPEPPGNWTGNGTDIPEPPGNWTGNGTDIPEPPGNWTGNGTDIPEPPGNWTGNGTDIPEPPGNWTGNGTDIPEPPGNWTGNGTDIPEPPGNWTGNGTDIPEPPGNWTGNGTDIPEPPGNWTGNGTDIPEPPGNWTGNGTDIPEPPGNWTGNGTDIPEPPGNWTGNGTDIPEPPGNWTGNGTDIPEPPGNWTGNGTDIPEPPGNWTGNGTDIPEPPGNWTGNGTDIPEPPGNWTGNGTDIPEPPGNWTGNGTDIPEPPGNWTGNGTDIPEPPGNWTGNGTDIPEPPGNWTGNGTDIPEPPGNWTGNGTDIPEPPGNWTGNGTDIPEPPGNWTGNGTDIPEPPGNWTGNGTDIPEPPGNWTGNGTDIPEPPGNWTGNGTDIPEPPGNWTGNGTDIPEPPGNWTGNGTDIPEPPGNWTGNGTDIPEPPGNWTGNGTDIPEPPGNWTGNGTDIPEPPGNWTGNGTDIPEPPGNWTGNGTDIPEPPGNWTGNGTDIPEPPGNWTGNGTDIPEPPGNWTGNGTDIPEPPGNWTGNGTDIPEPPGNWTGNGTDIPEPPGNWTGNGTDIPEPPGNWTGNGTDIPDPPGNWTGNGTGLPLQSGNLASSTSSMPAGPSNSVGSETNNPGSPESLQEFPPSLNMPWINLLPHRIENLPAFNPGLNPIFNFLRTIQQLNNRRPFFVI, encoded by the exons ATGAAGGCGCGGGTCGTCATTCACTTCCTTTGCTTTGCCTTGACC GCAACAATATGTGCTGGGCAGTCTACGAACTTGGGTATTCCAGACCTGCCTGGTAACTGGACAGGAAATGGAACAGACATCCCAGAACCACCTGGTAACTGGACAGGAAATGGAACAGATATCCCTGAACCACCTG GCAACTGGACAGGAAATGGAACTGACATTCCAGAACCACCTGGTAATTGGACAGGAAATGGAACAGACATTCCAGAACCGCCAGGCAACTGGACAGGAAATGGAACTGATATTCCAGAACCACCTGGTAATTGGACAGGAAATGGAACAGATATCCCTGAACCACCAGGCAACTGGACAGGAAATGGAACTGATATTCCAGAACCGCCAGGTAACTGGACAGGAAATGGCACCGACATTCCAGAACCGCCAGGCAACTGGACAGGGAATGGAACAGATATCCCTGAACCACCTG GTAACTGGACGGGAAATGGCACAGACATCCCAGAACCCCCAGGTAATTGGACAGGAAATGGAACAGATATCCCTGAACCACCAGGTAACTGGACAGGCAATGGTACAGACATTCCAGAACCACCTGGTAACTGGACAGGAAATGGAACAGACATTCCAGAACCGCCAGGCAACTGGACAGGAAATGGAACTGACATTCCAGAACCACCTG GTAACTGGACAGGAAATGGCACCGACATTCCAGAACCGCCAGGCAACTGGACAGGGAATGGAACAGATATCCCTGAACCACCTGGTAACTGGACAGGGAATGGAACAGATATCCCTGAACCACCAGGTAACTGGACGGGAAATGGCACAGACATCCCAGAACCCCCAGGTAATTGGACAGGAAATGGAACAGATATCCCTGAACCACCAGGTAACTGGACAGGCAATGGTACAGACATTCCAGAACCACCTGGTAACTGGACAGGCAATGGTACAGACATTCCAGAACCACCTGGTAACTGGACAGGAAATGGAACAGATATCCCTGAACCACCTGGTAACTGGACAGGAAATGGAACAGACATTCCAGAACCACCTGGTAACTGGACAGGGAATGGAACAGATATCCCTGAACCACCAGGTAACTGGACAGGAAATGGAACAGACATCCCAGAACCCCCAGGTAATTGGACAGGAAATGGAACAGATATCCCTGAACCACCAGGTAACTGGACAGGCAATGGTACAGACATTCCAGAACCACCTGGTAACTGGACTGGAAATGGGACAGATATCCCTGAACCACCTGGTAACTGGACAGGAAATGGAACAGACATTCCAGAACCACCTGGTAACTGGACAGGGAATGGAACAGATATCCCTGAACCACCAGGTAACTGGACAGGAAATGGAACAGACATCCCAGAACCCCCAGGTAATTGGACAGGAAATGGAACAGATATCCCTGAACCACCAGGTAACTGGACAGGCAATGGTACAGACATTCCAGAACCACCTGGTAACTGGACAGGAAATGGGACAGATATTCCTGAACCTCCTGGTAACTGGACAGGAAATGGAACAGATATCCCTGAACCACCAGGTAACTGGACAGGAAATGGAACAGACATTCCAGAACCACCTGGTAACTGGACAGGAAATGGAACAGATATCCCTGAACCTCCAGGCAATTGGACAGGAAATGGAACTGATATTCCTGAACCGCCAGGTAACTGGACAGGAAATGGAACAGATATCCCTGAACCACCAGGTAACTGGACAGGCAATGGTACAGACATTCCAGAACCACCTGGTAACTGGACAGGAAATGGGACAGATATACCTGAACCACCAGGTAATTGGACAGGAAATGGAACAGATATTCCAGAACCACCAGGTAACTGGACAGGAAATGGTACTGATATCCCAGACCCTCCAGGTAACTGGACTGGAAATGGAACAGGTTTGCCACTACAATCTGGCAACTTGGCAAGTAGCACATCCAGTATGCCTGCTGGACCATCTAACTCTGTTGGAAGTGAAACGAATAATCCAGGTTCTCCAGAGTCACTGCAAGAGTTTCCTCCCAGTCTTAATATGCCATGGATTAATCTTTTGCCTCACAGAATAGAAAATCTTCCTGCCTTCAATCCTGGACTGAAcccaatttttaattttcttcgtaCTATACAACAGCTGAATAACAGACGTCCCTTCTTCGTAATATAG
- the LOC126161475 gene encoding putative per-hexamer repeat protein 5 isoform X31 has protein sequence MKARVVIHFLCFALTATICAGQSTNLGIPDLPGNWTGNGTDIPEPPGNWTGNGTDIPEPPGNRTGNGTDIPEPPGNWTGNGTDIPEPPGNWTGNGTDIPEPPGNWTGNGTDIPEPPGNWTGNGTDIPEPPGNWTGNGTDIPEPPGNWTGNGTDIPEPPGNWTGNGTDIPEPPGNWTGNGTDIPEPPGNWTGNGTDIPEPPGNWTGNGTDIPEPPGNWTGNGTDIPEPPGNWTGNGTDIPEPPGNWTGNGTDIPEPPGNWTGNGTDIPEPPGNWTGNGTDIPEPPGNWTGNGTDIPEPPGNWTGNGTDIPEPPGNWTGNGTDIPEPPGNWTGNGTDIPEPPGNWTGNGTDIPEPPGNWTGNGTDIPEPPGNWTGNGTDIPEPPGNWTGNGTDIPEPPGNWTGNGTDIPEPPGNWTGNGTDIPEPPGNWTGNGTDIPEPPGNWTGNGTDIPEPPGNWTGNGTDIPEPPGNWTGNGTDIPEPPGNWTGNGTDIPEPPGNWTGNGTDIPEPPGNWTGNGTDIPEPPGNWTGNGTDIPEPPGNWTGNGTDIPDPPGNWTGNGTGLPLQSGNLASSTSSMPAGPSNSVGSETNNPGSPESLQEFPPSLNMPWINLLPHRIENLPAFNPGLNPIFNFLRTIQQLNNRRPFFVI, from the exons ATGAAGGCGCGGGTCGTCATTCACTTCCTTTGCTTTGCCTTGACC GCAACAATATGTGCTGGGCAGTCTACGAACTTGGGTATTCCAGACCTGCCTGGTAACTGGACAGGAAATGGAACAGACATCCCAGAACCACCTGGTAACTGGACAGGAAATGGAACAGATATCCCTGAACCACCTGGTAACAGGACAGGAAATGGAACAGACATTCCAGAACCGCCGGGTAACTGGACAGGAAATGGAACAGACATTCCAGAACCGCCAGGCAACTGGACAGGAAATGGAACTGACATTCCAGAACCACCTGGTAATTGGACAGGAAATGGAACAGACATTCCAGAACCGCCAGGCAACTGGACAGGAAATGGAACTGATATTCCAGAACCACCTGGTAATTGGACAGGAAATGGAACAGATATCCCTGAACCACCAGGCAACTGGACAGGAAATGGAACTGATATTCCAGAACCGCCAGGTAACTGGACAGGAAATGGCACCGACATTCCAGAACCGCCAGGCAACTGGACAGGGAATGGAACAGATATCCCTGAACCACCTG GTAACTGGACGGGAAATGGCACAGACATCCCAGAACCCCCAGGTAATTGGACAGGAAATGGAACAGATATCCCTGAACCACCAGGTAACTGGACAGGCAATGGTACAGACATTCCAGAACCACCTGGTAACTGGACAGGAAATGGAACAGACATTCCAGAACCGCCAGGCAACTGGACAGGAAATGGAACTGACATTCCAGAACCACCTG GTAACTGGACAGGAAATGGCACCGACATTCCAGAACCGCCAGGCAACTGGACAGGGAATGGAACAGATATCCCTGAACCACCTGGTAACTGGACAGGGAATGGAACAGATATCCCTGAACCACCAGGTAACTGGACGGGAAATGGCACAGACATCCCAGAACCCCCAGGTAATTGGACAGGAAATGGAACAGATATCCCTGAACCACCAGGTAACTGGACAGGCAATGGTACAGACATTCCAGAACCACCTGGTAACTGGACAGGCAATGGTACAGACATTCCAGAACCACCTGGTAACTGGACAGGAAATGGAACAGATATCCCTGAACCACCTGGTAACTGGACAGGAAATGGAACAGACATTCCAGAACCACCTG GTAATTGGACAGGAAATGGAACAGATATCCCTGAACCACCAGGTAACTGGACAGGCAATGGTACAGACATTCCAGAACCACCTGGTAACTGGACAGGAAATGGGACAGATATTCCTGAACCTCCTGGTAACTGGACAGGAAATGGAACAGATATCCCTGAACCACCAGGTAACTGGACAGGAAATGGAACAGACATTCCAGAACCACCTGGTAACTGGACAGGAAATGGAACAGATATCCCTGAACCTCCAGGCAATTGGACAGGAAATGGAACTGATATTCCTGAACCGCCAGGTAACTGGACAGGAAATGGAACAGATATCCCTGAACCACCAGGTAACTGGACAGGCAATGGTACAGACATTCCAGAACCACCTGGTAACTGGACAGGAAATGGGACAGATATACCTGAACCACCAGGTAATTGGACAGGAAATGGAACAGATATTCCAGAACCACCAGGTAACTGGACAGGAAATGGTACTGATATCCCAGACCCTCCAGGTAACTGGACTGGAAATGGAACAGGTTTGCCACTACAATCTGGCAACTTGGCAAGTAGCACATCCAGTATGCCTGCTGGACCATCTAACTCTGTTGGAAGTGAAACGAATAATCCAGGTTCTCCAGAGTCACTGCAAGAGTTTCCTCCCAGTCTTAATATGCCATGGATTAATCTTTTGCCTCACAGAATAGAAAATCTTCCTGCCTTCAATCCTGGACTGAAcccaatttttaattttcttcgtaCTATACAACAGCTGAATAACAGACGTCCCTTCTTCGTAATATAG
- the LOC126161475 gene encoding putative per-hexamer repeat protein 5 isoform X3 — MKARVVIHFLCFALTATICAGQSTNLGIPDLPGNWTGNGTDIPEPPGNWTGNGTDIPEPPGNRTGNGTDIPEPPGNWTGNGTDIPEPPGNWTGNGTDIPEPPGNWTGNGTDIPEPPGNWTGNGTDIPEPPGNWTGNGTDIPEPPGNWTGNGTDIPEPPGNWTGNGTDIPEPPGNWTGNGTDIPEPPGNWTGNGTDIPEPPGNWTGNGTDIPEPPGNWTGNGTDIPEPPGNWTGNGTDIPEPPGNWTGNGTDIPEPPGNWTGNGTDIPEPPGNWTGNGTDIPEPPGNWTGNGTDIPEPPGNWTGNGTDIPEPPGNWTGNGTDIPEPPGNWTGNGTDIPEPPGNWTGNGTDIPEPPGNWTGNGTDIPEPPGNWTGNGTDIPEPPGNWTGNGTDIPEPPGNWTGNGTDIPEPPGNWTGNGTDIPEPPGNWTGNGTDIPEPPGNWTGNGTDIPEPPGNWTGNGTDIPEPPGNWTGNGTDIPEPPGNWTGNGTDIPEPPGNWTGNGTDIPEPPGNWTGNGTDIPEPPGNWTGNGTDIPEPPGNWTGNGTDIPEPPGNWTGNGTDIPEPPGNWTGNGTDIPEPPGNWTGNGTDIPEPPGNWTGNGTDIPEPPGNWTGNGTDIPEPPGNWTGNGTDIPEPPGNWTGNGTDIPDPPGNWTGNGTGLPLQSGNLASSTSSMPAGPSNSVGSETNNPGSPESLQEFPPSLNMPWINLLPHRIENLPAFNPGLNPIFNFLRTIQQLNNRRPFFVI; from the exons ATGAAGGCGCGGGTCGTCATTCACTTCCTTTGCTTTGCCTTGACC GCAACAATATGTGCTGGGCAGTCTACGAACTTGGGTATTCCAGACCTGCCTGGTAACTGGACAGGAAATGGAACAGACATCCCAGAACCACCTGGTAACTGGACAGGAAATGGAACAGATATCCCTGAACCACCTGGTAACAGGACAGGAAATGGAACAGACATTCCAGAACCGCCGGGTAACTGGACAGGAAATGGAACAGACATTCCAGAACCGCCAGGCAACTGGACAGGAAATGGAACTGACATTCCAGAACCACCTGGTAATTGGACAGGAAATGGAACAGACATTCCAGAACCGCCAGGCAACTGGACAGGAAATGGAACTGATATTCCAGAACCACCTGGTAATTGGACAGGAAATGGAACAGATATCCCTGAACCACCAGGCAACTGGACAGGAAATGGAACTGATATTCCAGAACCGCCAGGTAACTGGACAGGAAATGGCACCGACATTCCAGAACCGCCAGGCAACTGGACAGGGAATGGAACAGATATCCCTGAACCACCTG GTAACTGGACGGGAAATGGCACAGACATCCCAGAACCCCCAGGTAATTGGACAGGAAATGGAACAGATATCCCTGAACCACCAGGTAACTGGACAGGCAATGGTACAGACATTCCAGAACCACCTGGTAACTGGACAGGAAATGGAACAGACATTCCAGAACCGCCAGGCAACTGGACAGGAAATGGAACTGACATTCCAGAACCACCTG GTAACTGGACAGGAAATGGCACCGACATTCCAGAACCGCCAGGCAACTGGACAGGGAATGGAACAGATATCCCTGAACCACCTGGTAACTGGACAGGGAATGGAACAGATATCCCTGAACCACCAGGTAACTGGACGGGAAATGGCACAGACATCCCAGAACCCCCAGGTAATTGGACAGGAAATGGAACAGATATCCCTGAACCACCAGGTAACTGGACAGGCAATGGTACAGACATTCCAGAACCACCTGGTAACTGGACAGGCAATGGTACAGACATTCCAGAACCACCTGGTAACTGGACAGGAAATGGAACAGATATCCCTGAACCACCTGGTAACTGGACAGGAAATGGAACAGACATTCCAGAACCACCTG GTAACTGGACAGGAAATGGAACAGACATCCCAGAACCCCCAGGTAATTGGACAGGAAATGGAACAGATATCCCTGAACCACCAGGTAACTGGACAGGCAATGGTACAGACATTCCAGAACCACCTGGTAACTGGACTGGAAATGGGACAGATATCCCTGAACCACCTGGTAACTGGACAGGAAATGGAACAGACATTCCAGAACCACCTGGTAACTGGACAGGGAATGGAACAGATATCCCTGAACCACCAGGTAACTGGACAGGAAATGGAACAGACATCCCAGAACCCCCAGGTAATTGGACAGGAAATGGAACAGATATCCCTGAACCACCAGGTAACTGGACAGGCAATGGTACAGACATTCCAGAACCACCTGGTAACTGGACAGGAAATGGGACAGATATTCCTGAACCTCCTGGTAACTGGACAGGAAATGGAACAGATATCCCTGAACCACCAGGTAACTGGACAGGAAATGGAACAGACATTCCAGAACCACCTGGTAACTGGACAGGAAATGGAACAGATATCCCTGAACCTCCAGGCAATTGGACAGGAAATGGAACTGATATTCCTGAACCGCCAGGTAACTGGACAGGAAATGGAACAGATATCCCTGAACCACCAGGTAACTGGACAGGCAATGGTACAGACATTCCAGAACCACCTGGTAACTGGACAGGAAATGGGACAGATATACCTGAACCACCAGGTAATTGGACAGGAAATGGAACAGATATTCCAGAACCACCAGGTAACTGGACAGGAAATGGTACTGATATCCCAGACCCTCCAGGTAACTGGACTGGAAATGGAACAGGTTTGCCACTACAATCTGGCAACTTGGCAAGTAGCACATCCAGTATGCCTGCTGGACCATCTAACTCTGTTGGAAGTGAAACGAATAATCCAGGTTCTCCAGAGTCACTGCAAGAGTTTCCTCCCAGTCTTAATATGCCATGGATTAATCTTTTGCCTCACAGAATAGAAAATCTTCCTGCCTTCAATCCTGGACTGAAcccaatttttaattttcttcgtaCTATACAACAGCTGAATAACAGACGTCCCTTCTTCGTAATATAG
- the LOC126161475 gene encoding putative per-hexamer repeat protein 5 isoform X36 produces the protein MKARVVIHFLCFALTATICAGQSTNLGIPDLPGNWTGNGTDIPEPPGNWTGNGTDIPEPPGNRTGNGTDIPEPPGNWTGNGTDIPEPPGNWTGNGTDIPEPPGNWTGNGTDIPEPPGNWTGNGTDIPEPPGNWTGNGTDIPEPPGNWTGNGTDIPEPPGNWTGNGTDIPEPPGNWTGNGTDIPEPPGNWTGNGTDIPEPPGNWTGNGTDIPEPPGNWTGNGTDIPEPPGNWTGNGTDIPEPPGNWTGNGTDIPEPPGNWTGNGTDIPEPPGNWTGNGTDIPEPPGNWTGNGTDIPEPPGNWTGNGTDIPEPPGNWTGNGTDIPEPPGNWTGNGTDIPEPPGNWTGNGTDIPEPPGNWTGNGTDIPEPPGNWTGNGTDIPEPPGNWTGNGTDIPEPPGNWTGNGTDIPEPPGNWTGNGTDIPEPPGNWTGNGTDIPEPPGNWTGNGTDIPEPPGNWTGNGTDIPEPPGNWTGNGTDIPEPPGNWTGNGTDIPEPPGNWTGNGTDIPEPPGNWTGNGTDIPEPPGNWTGNGTDIPDPPGNWTGNGTGLPLQSGNLASSTSSMPAGPSNSVGSETNNPGSPESLQEFPPSLNMPWINLLPHRIENLPAFNPGLNPIFNFLRTIQQLNNRRPFFVI, from the exons ATGAAGGCGCGGGTCGTCATTCACTTCCTTTGCTTTGCCTTGACC GCAACAATATGTGCTGGGCAGTCTACGAACTTGGGTATTCCAGACCTGCCTGGTAACTGGACAGGAAATGGAACAGACATCCCAGAACCACCTGGTAACTGGACAGGAAATGGAACAGATATCCCTGAACCACCTGGTAACAGGACAGGAAATGGAACAGACATTCCAGAACCGCCGGGTAACTGGACAGGAAATGGAACAGACATTCCAGAACCGCCAGGCAACTGGACAGGAAATGGAACTGACATTCCAGAACCACCTGGTAATTGGACAGGAAATGGAACAGACATTCCAGAACCGCCAGGCAACTGGACAGGAAATGGAACTGATATTCCAGAACCACCTGGTAATTGGACAGGAAATGGAACAGATATCCCTGAACCACCAGGCAACTGGACAGGAAATGGAACTGATATTCCAGAACCGCCAGGTAACTGGACAGGAAATGGCACCGACATTCCAGAACCGCCAGGCAACTGGACAGGGAATGGAACAGATATCCCTGAACCACCTG GTAACTGGACGGGAAATGGCACAGACATCCCAGAACCCCCAGGTAATTGGACAGGAAATGGAACAGATATCCCTGAACCACCAGGTAACTGGACAGGCAATGGTACAGACATTCCAGAACCACCTGGTAACTGGACAGGAAATGGAACAGACATTCCAGAACCGCCAGGCAACTGGACAGGAAATGGAACTGACATTCCAGAACCACCTG GTAACTGGACAGGAAATGGCACCGACATTCCAGAACCGCCAGGCAACTGGACAGGGAATGGAACAGATATCCCTGAACCACCTGGTAACTGGACAGGGAATGGAACAGATATCCCTGAACCACCAGGTAACTGGACGGGAAATGGCACAGACATCCCAGAACCCCCAGGTAATTGGACAGGAAATGGAACAGATATCCCTGAACCACCAGGTAACTGGACAGGCAATGGTACAGACATTCCAGAACCACCTGGTAACTGGACAGGCAATGGTACAGACATTCCAGAACCACCTGGTAACTGGACAGGAAATGGAACAGATATCCCTGAACCACCTGGTAACTGGACAGGAAATGGAACAGACATTCCAGAACCACCTGGTAACTGGACAGGGAATGGAACAGATATCCCTGAACCACCAGGTAACTGGACAGGAAATGGAACAGACATCCCAGAACCCCCAGGTAATTGGACAGGAAATGGAACAGATATCCCTGAACCACCAGGTAACTGGACAGGCAATGGTACAGACATTCCAGAACCACCTGGTAACTGGACTGGAAATGGGACAGATATCCCTGAACCACCTGGTAACTGGACAGGAAATGGAACAGACATTCCAGAACCACCTGGTAACTGGACAGGGAATGGAACAGATATCCCTGAACCACCAG GTAACTGGACAGGCAATGGTACAGACATTCCAGAACCACCTGGTAACTGGACAGGAAATGGGACAGATATACCTGAACCACCAGGTAATTGGACAGGAAATGGAACAGATATTCCAGAACCACCAGGTAACTGGACAGGAAATGGTACTGATATCCCAGACCCTCCAGGTAACTGGACTGGAAATGGAACAGGTTTGCCACTACAATCTGGCAACTTGGCAAGTAGCACATCCAGTATGCCTGCTGGACCATCTAACTCTGTTGGAAGTGAAACGAATAATCCAGGTTCTCCAGAGTCACTGCAAGAGTTTCCTCCCAGTCTTAATATGCCATGGATTAATCTTTTGCCTCACAGAATAGAAAATCTTCCTGCCTTCAATCCTGGACTGAAcccaatttttaattttcttcgtaCTATACAACAGCTGAATAACAGACGTCCCTTCTTCGTAATATAG